In Notolabrus celidotus isolate fNotCel1 chromosome 10, fNotCel1.pri, whole genome shotgun sequence, one DNA window encodes the following:
- the si:ch73-23l24.1 gene encoding otospiralin: MRALCVCMLLCSLQLFILPSTAVDGSEAAGRRDEMGERAGRERRSLPYWGLWSSDFFGWLEELRAQAAQTGVEDLARTFWSHFPIATELGYDSPESDPQLEE, encoded by the exons ATgcgtgctctgtgtgtgtgcatgctgctCTGTTCCCTCCAGCTCTTCATCCTCCCTTCTACAG CAGTAGACGGGAGCGAGGCAGCCGGCAGGAGGGATGAGATGGGGGAGAgggcagggagggagagacggagCCTGCCGTATTGGGGCCTGTGGTCGTCTGATTTCTTCGGCTGGTTGGAGGAGCTGCGAGCGCAGGCGGCTCAGACAGGGGTGGAGGATCTGGCTCGGACGTTCTGGTCTCACTTTCCCATCGCAACCGAGCTCGGGTATGATAGTCCCGAGTCTGACCCCCAACTTGaggagtga